The Seleniivibrio woodruffii genome window below encodes:
- a CDS encoding hybrid sensor histidine kinase/response regulator: protein MNNANEMQDLVQDFILETDEIIESLDQDLIELENRKNDFDLLNKIFRAAHTMKGASSFLGFDKMSSVTHHAEEILNKLRKNEMQVTPEIMDILLEFVDVTKTILGDIKNGTNTAVTDEIVAKLKLANEGKLGAGAGAASGGAKRESVEQVKKAAVAVEQTIRVDVSRLDSLMNLVGELVLSRNRIGQISGELEKKFEGEFLIEQLMETTSQIGLISTELQLAVMKTRMVPIGKVFNKFPRMVRDLCRDMGKDIDLVIAGEETELDKSVVEEIGDPLMHMIRNAVDHGVEIPSERRKKGKPDKGIVNLSAYHEGNHIVVEIKDDGKGLDAEMLKRKAVEKNVISAEEAKNMDNETAYGLIFRPGFSTAAAITDVSGRGVGMDVVKTNIEKLNGIINIESEIGHGTRFKMKLPLTLAIIQALLVEVSGEILAIPLVSVIETVRINEKQIHSFEGREVLKLRDSVLSLIRLNEIYEFQESYDEDIYVVVVGIAEKRLGFIVNKLVGQEEIVIKSLGEYLSGNEGIAGATIMGDGRVRLIIDVAGVMEIASKMPRRFRQKKKAETNKKQNNKITVMIIDDSATDRKIISRLLSATGWMETKEVTSGKDAIKIIDKLDPDIVITDIMMPDMDGYEVARALREKGYEKPIIAASGRSEISERKKISAAGIDAFLLKPLNMQMLMDKIDELMANSSNS, encoded by the coding sequence ATGAACAACGCAAACGAAATGCAGGACCTTGTCCAGGATTTTATTCTTGAAACCGATGAAATAATTGAAAGCCTCGATCAGGATCTTATTGAACTTGAGAACAGAAAGAATGATTTTGATCTGCTGAATAAAATATTCAGGGCGGCTCATACCATGAAGGGAGCGTCTTCCTTCCTGGGCTTTGACAAAATGAGCAGCGTTACACACCACGCAGAGGAGATCCTGAACAAGCTCAGAAAGAACGAAATGCAGGTCACCCCTGAAATAATGGACATCCTGCTTGAGTTCGTGGACGTCACAAAAACAATACTCGGCGATATCAAAAACGGTACAAACACCGCTGTTACCGACGAGATAGTAGCTAAACTGAAACTGGCCAACGAAGGAAAACTCGGCGCAGGCGCAGGAGCAGCATCCGGCGGGGCTAAGAGAGAGAGCGTTGAGCAGGTTAAAAAGGCCGCAGTTGCCGTTGAACAGACCATCCGTGTGGATGTTTCCCGTCTGGATTCACTCATGAACCTCGTGGGAGAGCTTGTTCTCAGCCGTAACCGTATCGGCCAGATATCCGGCGAGCTGGAAAAGAAATTCGAAGGCGAGTTCCTCATCGAACAGCTTATGGAGACAACCTCTCAGATAGGACTTATCTCCACAGAGCTTCAGCTGGCTGTTATGAAAACCAGAATGGTTCCCATCGGAAAGGTTTTCAACAAATTCCCCAGAATGGTGCGTGACCTCTGCCGTGACATGGGCAAGGATATTGACCTTGTTATAGCCGGTGAAGAGACAGAACTTGATAAATCCGTTGTGGAAGAGATCGGCGACCCCCTTATGCACATGATAAGAAACGCCGTCGACCACGGTGTGGAAATCCCCTCTGAAAGACGTAAGAAGGGCAAACCCGATAAAGGTATCGTAAATCTTTCCGCATATCACGAAGGCAACCACATCGTAGTTGAGATCAAAGACGACGGAAAAGGCCTCGACGCTGAAATGCTTAAACGCAAAGCTGTTGAAAAGAACGTTATCAGTGCTGAAGAAGCTAAAAACATGGACAACGAGACAGCATACGGCCTCATTTTCCGTCCCGGTTTCTCAACAGCGGCTGCAATAACCGACGTTTCAGGCAGAGGCGTTGGTATGGACGTTGTTAAGACCAACATTGAAAAACTGAACGGTATCATAAATATAGAATCTGAGATCGGCCACGGAACACGCTTCAAGATGAAGCTGCCCCTCACTCTGGCAATCATTCAGGCTCTGCTGGTTGAAGTTTCCGGCGAAATCCTCGCCATTCCGCTGGTTTCTGTCATTGAAACAGTGCGCATCAACGAAAAGCAGATACACAGCTTCGAAGGCCGTGAGGTTCTCAAGCTTCGCGATTCAGTTCTCAGCCTTATCAGACTTAACGAAATTTACGAGTTTCAGGAATCCTACGACGAGGACATTTATGTTGTTGTCGTGGGTATCGCCGAAAAACGTCTGGGCTTCATTGTGAACAAGCTGGTAGGTCAGGAAGAGATCGTTATCAAATCTCTCGGCGAATATCTCAGCGGAAACGAAGGCATCGCAGGCGCAACAATCATGGGTGACGGCCGGGTAAGGCTTATCATCGATGTTGCAGGCGTAATGGAGATAGCCTCCAAAATGCCCAGAAGATTCAGACAGAAGAAAAAGGCCGAAACGAACAAAAAGCAGAACAACAAGATAACCGTAATGATAATCGACGACTCGGCAACCGACCGCAAGATAATCAGCAGGCTGCTCTCTGCAACAGGCTGGATGGAGACCAAAGAGGTAACCAGCGGCAAGGACGCCATAAAGATAATCGACAAACTCGATCCCGATATCGTCATAACGGACATCATGATGCCCGACATGGACGGATACGAGGTTGCCAGGGCACTCAGGGAAAAAGGCTATGAAAAGCCTATTATCGCAGCATCAGGCAGATCAGAGATCTCCGAAAGGAAGAAAATATCCGCAGCAGGTATTGACGCCTTCCTGCTGAAGCCTCTGAACATGCAGATGCTGATGGATAAGATTGATGAGCTTATGGCGAACTCTTCTAATTCTTAG
- a CDS encoding OmpA family protein: MYGGNSFAAERSFFRVIVAKPDSNVTTQMRVWAESEEEARENVALNGWQILSIEQSTPGAPYNPSTAVRGADSGAKVSPSDHLVNVTKIGEGDIQPIGKLTVKDGENVDFKLKPGPCQTLTKLVVNGEQVEVSDSYSLKNVKTDTYVVAFFDKNGRECDSNGIKDKDLKEIAIIYFDLGKFSTTVKKDTAELLKTLSKNKKYVIIGHTDDVRVIPNVEYKDNMELSIRRAGFAKARLLGNGIPSSSIKLMGMGPAYPVAPNKPEGQPLNRRAVIYERR, translated from the coding sequence TTGTATGGTGGAAATAGCTTTGCGGCCGAACGCAGCTTTTTTCGTGTCATAGTTGCCAAACCCGATTCAAACGTAACAACACAGATGCGGGTCTGGGCCGAATCCGAAGAGGAGGCCCGAGAGAACGTAGCTCTGAACGGCTGGCAGATACTCTCAATCGAACAATCAACACCCGGAGCACCCTATAATCCTTCCACCGCTGTCAGAGGGGCGGACTCAGGCGCAAAAGTGTCGCCGTCAGATCATCTTGTTAACGTGACAAAGATCGGTGAAGGGGATATTCAGCCCATTGGCAAACTGACCGTCAAGGACGGAGAGAACGTTGATTTCAAACTGAAACCGGGCCCCTGTCAGACCCTTACAAAGCTGGTGGTGAATGGCGAACAGGTGGAAGTTTCCGACAGCTACTCCCTCAAAAACGTTAAAACCGATACCTACGTAGTAGCTTTCTTTGACAAAAACGGCAGAGAATGCGACTCCAACGGAATAAAAGACAAAGACCTTAAAGAGATAGCGATTATCTACTTTGATCTGGGCAAGTTCTCCACAACTGTTAAAAAGGACACCGCTGAACTGCTGAAAACCCTCAGCAAGAATAAAAAATACGTCATAATAGGCCACACGGACGACGTTCGTGTTATCCCCAATGTGGAATACAAAGACAACATGGAGCTTTCAATAAGAAGAGCCGGATTTGCCAAGGCAAGACTGCTGGGCAACGGCATCCCTTCATCCTCCATAAAACTTATGGGCATGGGACCCGCCTACCCCGTAGCACCCAACAAACCGGAAGGACAGCCTCTTAACAGGCGTGCAGTGATATATGAGCGAAGATAG